A stretch of the Pseudomonas helvetica genome encodes the following:
- a CDS encoding class II fumarate hydratase yields MSRIETDSLGPVEVPDEAYWGAQTQRSLINFAIGNERMPLAVLHALALIKKAAARVNSRNGDLPADIARLIEQAADEVLDGQHDDQFPLVVWQTGSGTQSNMNVNEVIAGRANELAGNPRGGKAPVHPNDHVNRSQSSNDSFPTAMHIATVQAVQQQLLPAIAELSAGLAEQAARHMKLVKTGRTHMMDATPITFGQELSAFIAQLDYAERAIRSALPAVCELAQGGTAVGTGLNSPHGFGEAIASELAALSGLPFITAPNKFAALAGHEPLTTLSGALKTLAVTLMKIANDLRLLGSGPRAGFAEVKLPANEPGSSIMPGKVNPTQCEALSMLACQVLGNDVAIGFAASQGHLQLNVFKPVIIHNLLQSIRLLGDGCSNFQQHCIAGLEPDNEQMAAHLERGLMLVTALNPHIGYDKSAEIAKKAYAEGLTLREAALQLGYLTDEQFDAWVRPENMLEAGKQG; encoded by the coding sequence ATGAGCCGTATCGAAACCGACAGCCTTGGCCCAGTGGAAGTCCCGGATGAAGCCTACTGGGGCGCTCAGACGCAGCGCTCGCTGATTAACTTTGCCATTGGCAATGAACGCATGCCGCTGGCCGTACTGCACGCCTTGGCCCTGATCAAGAAAGCCGCGGCACGGGTCAATAGTCGCAATGGCGATCTGCCAGCCGACATCGCCCGGCTGATCGAGCAGGCCGCCGACGAAGTGCTCGACGGCCAGCATGACGACCAGTTTCCGCTGGTGGTCTGGCAGACCGGCAGTGGCACCCAAAGCAACATGAACGTCAACGAAGTGATCGCCGGCCGCGCCAACGAACTGGCCGGCAACCCTCGTGGCGGCAAGGCTCCGGTGCACCCCAACGACCACGTCAATCGCTCGCAAAGCTCCAACGACAGCTTCCCCACCGCCATGCATATCGCCACGGTGCAGGCCGTACAACAGCAGCTGTTGCCGGCCATCGCTGAACTCTCCGCTGGGCTGGCCGAGCAGGCCGCACGGCACATGAAACTGGTGAAGACCGGTCGCACGCACATGATGGATGCCACACCGATCACCTTCGGCCAGGAGCTTTCAGCGTTCATCGCCCAGCTCGATTACGCCGAACGTGCGATCCGCAGCGCCTTGCCGGCCGTCTGCGAGTTGGCTCAGGGCGGTACTGCGGTGGGGACCGGCCTCAACTCGCCGCATGGCTTTGGCGAAGCGATTGCCTCCGAGTTGGCCGCGCTCTCCGGCCTGCCGTTTATCACCGCGCCGAACAAGTTTGCCGCACTGGCCGGGCACGAACCGTTGACCACCTTGTCTGGCGCGCTGAAAACCCTCGCCGTGACCCTGATGAAAATCGCCAACGACTTGCGCTTGCTGGGCTCCGGACCACGGGCGGGTTTCGCCGAGGTCAAGCTGCCCGCCAACGAGCCCGGCAGTTCGATCATGCCTGGCAAGGTCAACCCGACTCAGTGCGAAGCATTGTCGATGCTCGCCTGCCAGGTACTGGGCAACGACGTGGCGATTGGCTTCGCCGCCAGCCAGGGCCACCTGCAGTTGAACGTGTTCAAGCCGGTGATCATTCACAACCTGCTGCAATCGATCCGCTTGCTCGGTGATGGCTGCAGTAACTTCCAGCAGCATTGCATTGCAGGCCTTGAGCCGGATAACGAGCAAATGGCCGCTCACCTGGAACGCGGCTTGATGCTGGTGACGGCGCTGAACCCGCACATCGGCTACGACAAATCCGCCGAGATTGCCAAGAAAGCCTATGCCGAAGGGCTGACCCTGCGCGAGGCGGCGTTGCAGCTTGGTTATCTGACGGATGAGCAGTTCGATGCGTGGGTGCGGCCGGAGAACATGCTGGAGGCCGGGAAGCAGGGTTGA
- a CDS encoding DMT family transporter, whose amino-acid sequence MHISSGRWVYGLFLALLTAFLWGILPIKLKQVLLVMDPVTVTWFRLIVSGSLLFLYLAATKRLPSRRALGPKGGWLVLMAVLGLVGNYVLYLMGLNLLSPGTAQLVVQMGPILLLIASLFVFKERFSVGQGIGLLVLLLGFGLFFNQRLSELLTSLSDYTAGVLLVLAASTVWTFYALGQKQLLTAWNSLQVMMVIYLFCALLLTPWVHPLEALQLSPLQGWLLLGCCLNTLIAYGAFAEALAHWEASRVSATLAITPLVTFAAVALAAWLWPDYVQAEQINSLAYGGAVLVVLGSALVALGPSLIAGLKARRMRAAVSR is encoded by the coding sequence ATGCACATTTCGTCCGGTCGCTGGGTTTATGGTCTGTTCCTCGCCTTGCTGACCGCGTTTTTGTGGGGAATCCTGCCGATCAAACTCAAGCAGGTATTGCTGGTGATGGACCCGGTCACGGTGACCTGGTTTCGGCTGATTGTATCCGGCAGCTTGCTGTTCCTTTATCTGGCGGCGACCAAGCGTCTGCCGAGCCGACGGGCGCTCGGGCCTAAAGGTGGCTGGCTGGTGCTGATGGCGGTACTCGGGCTGGTGGGCAATTACGTGTTGTACCTGATGGGCCTGAACCTGTTGAGCCCGGGTACTGCGCAACTGGTCGTGCAGATGGGGCCGATCCTGTTGCTGATCGCCAGCCTGTTTGTGTTCAAGGAACGTTTCAGCGTGGGGCAGGGGATTGGCCTGCTGGTGCTGTTGTTGGGGTTCGGGTTGTTTTTCAATCAGCGGCTCAGCGAGTTGCTGACATCGTTGAGTGATTACACCGCAGGCGTGTTGCTGGTACTGGCGGCGTCAACCGTCTGGACCTTCTATGCGCTGGGCCAGAAACAATTGCTGACGGCGTGGAATTCGTTGCAGGTGATGATGGTGATCTACCTGTTTTGCGCCTTGTTGCTGACGCCGTGGGTACATCCATTGGAAGCTTTGCAACTGAGCCCGCTGCAAGGCTGGTTGCTGCTTGGGTGCTGCCTGAACACGCTGATCGCTTACGGCGCTTTTGCCGAAGCGCTGGCCCATTGGGAGGCGTCGAGGGTCAGTGCGACGCTCGCCATCACACCGTTGGTGACCTTCGCGGCCGTGGCGCTGGCCGCCTGGTTATGGCCCGATTATGTACAGGCCGAACAGATCAACAGTCTGGCGTATGGCGGTGCGGTGCTGGTGGTGCTGGGGTCGGCACTGGTCGCGTTGGGGCCATCGCTGATCGCCGGGCTCAAGGCCCGGCGGATGCGGGCCGCGGTCAGCCGGTAA
- the mnmC gene encoding bifunctional tRNA (5-methylaminomethyl-2-thiouridine)(34)-methyltransferase MnmD/FAD-dependent 5-carboxymethylaminomethyl-2-thiouridine(34) oxidoreductase MnmC, whose protein sequence is MPNPVPHAQLDWDDQGRPRSRVFDDVYFSDQSGLDETRYVFIEQNRLSERFAELPAGERLVIGETGFGTGLNFLCAWQLFEQQAVAGARLHFISVEKYPLSPADMQRALTLWPDLKPFADQLLAQYVAIHQGFQRLVLDNGRVTLTLLIGDVLEQLPQLDAQIDAWFLDGFAPAKNPDMWTAELFAELARLSAPGSTISTFTSTGWVRRLLNAAGFKMRRTPGIGHKWEILRGEFVGWPQETPAPATAKPWFARPNQLSGERRALVIGAGLAGCASAASLAARGWQVSLLERHADLAQEASGNPQGVLYLKLSAHGTALSQLIVSGFGHTRRLLEHLQRGVDWDDCGVLQLAFNAKEAERQAQLAAAFPADLLHLLDQPHAQAQAGIELAHGGLFYPEGGWVHPPALCQWQASPPNVQLLTHRDVLELRKVDDQWQAWDGETLLASAPVVVLAGAAEIKRFAHSAELPLKRIRGQITRLAQTAESQCLATVVCAEGYVAPARLGEHTLGASFDFKSDDLTPTTAEHLGNLELLEEISSDLVTRLHARQLDPEQLQGRAAFRCTSPDYLPIVGPLADSQTFAQAYAALGKDARQVPDIACPWLDGLYVNSGHGSRGLITAPLSGELLAAWLDNEPLPLPRSVAEACHPNRFALRKLIRGS, encoded by the coding sequence CTGCCGAACCCCGTACCGCATGCCCAGCTCGACTGGGACGACCAAGGTCGCCCGCGCTCGCGGGTGTTTGACGACGTGTATTTCTCCGACCAGTCGGGCCTTGATGAAACCCGTTACGTGTTCATCGAGCAAAACCGCCTGAGCGAACGTTTTGCCGAACTGCCGGCCGGAGAAAGGTTGGTGATTGGCGAGACCGGTTTCGGTACCGGGCTGAATTTTCTCTGCGCCTGGCAATTGTTCGAGCAACAGGCTGTGGCTGGTGCACGGCTGCATTTCATCAGCGTCGAAAAGTACCCGCTGAGCCCGGCAGATATGCAACGGGCCCTGACACTCTGGCCCGACCTCAAACCGTTTGCCGATCAGTTGTTGGCGCAGTACGTCGCCATCCACCAGGGCTTTCAGCGACTGGTGCTGGACAATGGCCGCGTAACCCTGACGCTGTTGATCGGTGACGTGCTGGAACAACTGCCACAGCTGGACGCGCAGATCGACGCGTGGTTTCTCGACGGCTTCGCTCCAGCGAAAAACCCCGACATGTGGACCGCTGAACTGTTTGCCGAATTGGCGCGTCTGTCGGCACCCGGTTCGACCATCAGCACCTTCACCAGCACCGGCTGGGTCCGCCGCCTGCTCAATGCGGCGGGTTTCAAAATGCGCCGCACGCCAGGCATCGGACACAAATGGGAAATCCTGCGGGGTGAGTTCGTCGGCTGGCCGCAGGAAACACCGGCCCCGGCAACCGCCAAACCCTGGTTTGCTCGCCCGAATCAGCTGAGCGGCGAACGTCGTGCGCTGGTGATCGGCGCCGGTCTGGCCGGTTGCGCCAGCGCCGCCAGCCTCGCCGCGCGCGGTTGGCAGGTCAGCCTGCTGGAACGGCATGCCGACCTGGCCCAAGAAGCCTCCGGCAACCCGCAAGGCGTGCTGTACCTGAAACTCTCGGCCCACGGCACCGCACTTTCGCAATTGATCGTCAGCGGTTTCGGGCACACCCGGCGCTTGCTTGAACACTTGCAACGTGGCGTCGATTGGGACGATTGCGGCGTGCTGCAACTGGCATTCAATGCCAAGGAAGCCGAGCGTCAGGCGCAACTGGCGGCGGCCTTCCCCGCCGATCTGTTGCACCTGCTGGACCAGCCGCACGCGCAGGCCCAGGCCGGAATCGAACTGGCCCATGGCGGGCTGTTCTATCCAGAGGGTGGTTGGGTTCATCCGCCGGCCCTGTGCCAATGGCAAGCATCGCCCCCCAATGTCCAACTGCTGACGCACCGCGATGTACTGGAACTGCGCAAGGTCGATGATCAGTGGCAAGCCTGGGACGGCGAGACCCTGCTCGCCAGCGCGCCCGTGGTGGTACTGGCCGGCGCGGCGGAAATCAAACGCTTCGCGCACAGTGCCGAGCTGCCGCTCAAACGCATTCGCGGGCAAATCACCCGCTTGGCGCAAACTGCTGAGAGCCAGTGCCTGGCGACGGTGGTTTGCGCTGAAGGTTACGTCGCACCCGCACGCTTGGGTGAACACACCCTGGGCGCCAGCTTCGATTTCAAGAGCGACGACCTGACTCCAACCACCGCCGAACACCTCGGTAACCTGGAACTGCTGGAAGAGATATCCAGCGATCTGGTCACCCGTCTGCACGCCAGACAGCTGGACCCGGAACAGCTACAAGGTCGCGCCGCGTTCCGTTGCACCAGCCCCGACTACCTGCCGATCGTCGGCCCATTGGCTGACAGCCAGACGTTCGCCCAAGCCTACGCCGCACTGGGCAAAGACGCTCGGCAGGTGCCAGACATAGCGTGTCCATGGCTCGACGGGTTGTACGTCAACAGCGGGCACGGTTCACGCGGATTGATCACTGCACCGCTGTCCGGCGAATTGCTGGCAGCGTGGCTGGACAACGAACCGT
- the pap gene encoding polyphosphate:AMP phosphotransferase: MFESAEIGHVIDKETYDAEVPALREALLEAQFDLQQQARFPVIVLINGIEGAGKGETVKLLNEWMDPRLIEVRTFDQQTDEELARPPAWRYWRMLPAKGRMGVFFGNWYSQMLQGRVHGLFKDAVLDQAINQTERLEKMLCDEGAVIFKFWFHLSKQQMKARLKSLQDDPLHSWRISPLDWQQSKTYDKFVQYGERVIRRTSRDYAPWHVIEGVDAHYRSLTVGKILLDGLQNALKRPRINPDKVSAAPLSASVDHLSLLGSLDMSQRLEKDDYEEQLITEQARLSGLMRDKRMRRHALIAVFEGNDAAGKGGAIRRVAAALDPRQYSIVPIAAPTEDERAQPYLWRFWRQIPARGKFTVFDRSWYGRVLVERVEGFCSQADWLRAYGEINDFEEQISASGVIVVKFWLAIDKQTQLERFQEREAIPFKRFKITEDDWRNREKWDDYRTAVGDMVDRTSTEVSPWTLVEANDKRWARVKVLRTLNRALEEAFEKSDKDQKKLKKDKK, encoded by the coding sequence ATGTTCGAATCTGCTGAAATCGGTCATGTGATTGATAAAGAAACCTACGATGCTGAAGTGCCGGCGTTGCGTGAGGCTTTGCTTGAAGCCCAGTTCGACCTCCAGCAGCAGGCGCGATTTCCGGTGATCGTGCTGATCAACGGGATTGAAGGTGCAGGCAAGGGCGAGACGGTCAAGTTGCTCAATGAGTGGATGGACCCGCGACTGATTGAGGTCCGCACCTTCGATCAGCAAACCGATGAAGAGCTGGCGCGACCACCGGCCTGGCGCTATTGGCGAATGCTCCCGGCCAAGGGGCGAATGGGGGTGTTTTTCGGCAACTGGTACAGCCAGATGCTGCAAGGGCGGGTCCATGGTTTGTTCAAGGATGCGGTGCTGGACCAGGCGATCAACCAGACCGAGCGCCTGGAGAAAATGCTCTGCGATGAAGGCGCAGTGATCTTCAAATTCTGGTTTCACCTGTCCAAGCAACAAATGAAAGCGCGCCTCAAGTCCTTGCAGGACGACCCGTTGCACAGCTGGCGCATCAGCCCGCTGGACTGGCAGCAATCGAAAACCTACGACAAGTTCGTGCAGTATGGTGAGCGGGTGATTCGCCGCACCAGCCGCGACTACGCACCCTGGCATGTGATCGAAGGTGTGGATGCCCATTACCGCAGTCTGACCGTGGGCAAGATCCTGCTCGACGGTCTGCAAAATGCCCTCAAGCGCCCCAGGATCAACCCGGACAAAGTCAGCGCTGCGCCGCTGTCGGCCAGTGTCGATCACTTGAGTTTGCTCGGTAGTCTGGACATGAGCCAGCGGCTGGAAAAGGACGATTACGAGGAGCAACTGATTACCGAACAGGCACGGTTATCCGGCCTGATGCGTGACAAACGCATGCGCCGACACGCACTGATCGCGGTATTCGAGGGTAATGACGCCGCGGGCAAGGGCGGGGCGATTCGTCGTGTGGCCGCCGCACTCGACCCGCGCCAGTACAGCATCGTGCCGATTGCCGCGCCGACCGAGGACGAGCGCGCCCAGCCGTATTTGTGGCGTTTCTGGCGCCAGATCCCGGCGCGGGGAAAATTTACTGTCTTCGACCGTTCCTGGTATGGCCGGGTGCTGGTGGAACGCGTCGAGGGCTTTTGCAGCCAGGCCGACTGGCTGCGCGCCTATGGCGAAATCAACGACTTCGAAGAGCAGATCAGCGCCTCCGGGGTGATCGTCGTGAAGTTCTGGCTGGCCATCGACAAACAGACCCAGCTGGAGCGTTTCCAGGAGCGCGAAGCAATCCCCTTCAAGCGCTTCAAGATCACCGAAGACGACTGGCGCAACCGCGAGAAGTGGGACGACTACCGGACGGCTGTCGGCGATATGGTCGACCGCACCAGTACCGAGGTTTCGCCCTGGACCCTGGTGGAAGCCAACGACAAGCGCTGGGCCCGGGTCAAAGTACTGCGCACCCTCAACCGCGCGCTGGAAGAGGCCTTCGAGAAATCCGACAAGGACCAGAAGAAGCTGAAGAAGGACAAGAAGTAG
- a CDS encoding DUF2059 domain-containing protein translates to MTRLRAICTAVALVCASGQVFADTASHNASAEAFLTLAHADKLGTPVYMQVQQMFAQRFEQTKAPESKKALLETYQAKANAALDQAIGWNKLKPDMVKLYTTNFSESELKDLVAFYQSPLGKKVLEKMPQLTQQSAQMTQAKLESAVPVVNKLLADMTAELTPKDAAAPAKKKP, encoded by the coding sequence ATGACTCGTCTTCGTGCCATCTGTACCGCGGTTGCTCTGGTCTGTGCCAGCGGCCAGGTTTTCGCCGATACCGCCAGCCACAACGCCAGTGCCGAAGCTTTCCTGACCCTGGCGCATGCTGACAAACTGGGCACACCGGTGTACATGCAAGTGCAGCAAATGTTCGCCCAGCGCTTTGAACAAACCAAAGCGCCGGAATCGAAAAAAGCCTTGCTGGAAACCTACCAGGCCAAGGCCAACGCCGCTCTGGACCAAGCCATTGGCTGGAACAAACTGAAGCCGGACATGGTCAAGCTCTACACCACCAACTTCAGCGAATCCGAGCTCAAGGACCTGGTCGCGTTCTACCAGTCGCCACTGGGCAAGAAAGTCCTGGAAAAAATGCCTCAGTTGACTCAGCAATCGGCCCAGATGACTCAAGCCAAGCTGGAAAGCGCAGTGCCTGTGGTCAACAAGCTGCTGGCTGACATGACTGCCGAGCTGACGCCGAAAGACGCCGCTGCTCCCGCCAAGAAAAAGCCTTGA
- a CDS encoding rhodanese-related sulfurtransferase, whose product MTQQIVVAALYKFVTLEDYVALREPLLQAMVDNGIKGTLLIAEEGINGTVSGSREGIDGLMAWLKNDPRMDDIDHKESYCDEQPFYRTKVKLKKEIVTLGVEGVDPNKKVGTYVDPQNWNALISDPEVLLIDTRNDYEVSIGTFEGAIDPKTTSFREFPDYIKANFDPAKHKKVAMFCTGGIRCEKASSYMLSQGFDEVFHLKGGILKYLEEVPQEETKWQGDCFVFDNRVTVRHDLSEGDYDQCHACRTPVSVEDRASEHYVAGISCPHCWDKLSEKTRRSAIDRQKQIELAKARNQPHPIGYNYKQSNTEA is encoded by the coding sequence ATGACACAACAGATTGTCGTGGCGGCACTGTATAAGTTCGTCACCCTTGAAGATTACGTCGCCTTGCGCGAGCCACTGTTGCAGGCAATGGTCGACAACGGCATCAAAGGCACCTTGCTGATTGCCGAAGAAGGCATCAACGGCACGGTTTCCGGTAGCCGCGAAGGCATCGACGGGCTGATGGCCTGGCTCAAGAACGATCCGCGCATGGACGACATCGATCACAAAGAGTCGTACTGCGACGAGCAGCCGTTCTACCGCACCAAGGTCAAACTCAAGAAAGAGATCGTCACCCTGGGTGTTGAAGGCGTTGACCCGAACAAGAAGGTCGGCACCTACGTTGATCCGCAGAACTGGAACGCGTTGATCAGCGACCCTGAAGTGCTGCTGATCGATACCCGCAACGACTACGAAGTGTCGATCGGCACCTTCGAAGGCGCGATCGATCCGAAGACCACCAGTTTTCGCGAATTTCCCGACTACATCAAAGCCAACTTCGACCCGGCCAAGCACAAGAAAGTCGCGATGTTCTGCACCGGCGGCATTCGCTGTGAAAAGGCTTCGAGCTACATGCTCAGCCAGGGCTTCGATGAAGTCTTCCACCTCAAGGGCGGAATCCTCAAGTACCTCGAAGAGGTGCCGCAGGAAGAAACCAAATGGCAGGGCGACTGCTTTGTGTTCGATAACCGCGTCACCGTTCGCCACGACCTGAGCGAAGGCGACTACGATCAATGTCATGCCTGTCGTACGCCAGTGAGTGTGGAAGACCGTGCATCCGAGCACTATGTCGCTGGCATCAGCTGCCCGCATTGCTGGGATAAGCTGAGTGAGAAGACCCGTCGCAGTGCGATCGACCGGCAGAAACAGATCGAACTGGCCAAGGCCCGTAATCAGCCGCACCCGATCGGTTACAACTACAAGCAATCCAACACCGAGGCCTGA
- a CDS encoding BolA family transcriptional regulator: MTMQQRIESALNALQPAHLEVLDESHMHSRGLQTHFKAVVVSEQFAGLNSVKRHQKVYATLGDLMGEFHALALHTYTPEEWAKTGAAPASPTCAGGSKH, encoded by the coding sequence ATGACCATGCAACAACGTATTGAATCGGCACTGAACGCGTTGCAACCTGCACATCTGGAGGTGCTGGACGAAAGTCATATGCACAGCCGCGGGCTGCAAACCCACTTCAAGGCCGTGGTGGTCAGCGAGCAATTTGCCGGGCTCAACAGCGTCAAGCGTCACCAGAAGGTCTACGCCACGTTGGGTGACCTGATGGGTGAATTCCATGCGTTGGCGCTGCATACCTATACGCCTGAGGAATGGGCAAAGACCGGCGCGGCACCTGCCTCGCCGACCTGTGCTGGCGGTAGCAAGCACTGA